The genomic DNA GCGTAATTGACGCCCTGCCAGCCGCTCGTGACGAACGCACGGATCTGCGTCGCGTCGAGCTCGCCCACGGGCGCGACGACGACCAGATACGGCTTGTCGTTCAGCGGCACGAACGCCTGGCTGCCGAGCGGATGACGCTCGAGCATCTTCACTTCGAACGGCAACGAGCGCGGCTCGCCACGAAACAGATTGACGAGCGTGCGGCCGTGCTCGTCGGTCACGTCGATTTTGGCGAGATCGTGGTAGCGGATCGTCGTGCCGAGATTGATCGGAATCTGCTGCGCGCCTTCGAGTTCGATCACGTCACCGAATGCGGCGAACGCTTCCTTCGTCAGCGGTTCGATCGCGAGCGTTTTCATTCGAGCGTACCCCACAGACGCAAACGAGACACGCCGCCGTCCGGATAGATGTTGAAGCGCACATGCGTGACGGGCCCGAGCGCCGCGATCTCGCTTTCGAAGAAATGCTGCTTGTCCATCTGCAGTTTCTGTTCGCCGAGCAGCACCGGCCAGAACATCGCCTGCGTGACGAGCGAGCTGTCGGTCCCCCCCATCACGTACGCGGCCTGGATCGAGCAGCGATCCGGATAGTTGCCCTTGAAGTGCGCGGTGTCGACTTCGATCTTGCGGATCACGCCCGGCTGCGCGAGCGCGATGATCGCCCAGTCGTTGCCCGGCTCGCGACGACGGCGCGTTTCCCAGCCGTCGCCCATGTTCACGCCGCGACCCGGCATCAGTAGCGTCGAGGCTGCGCCGAAGTGCTGGTTGTTCGCGCCGACCAGATACGCGCCGTTTTCCATCGCGGCGAGATCGAACTGCTCGGCGCGGCTCGCGCCGGCCCAGTCTACCTGCGGCTGACCGTACACACGCAGACGCGCGATACCGCCGTCCGGATAGATGTTCACGCGCAGATGCGTGTACGCGCTCGCGTCGCCGACTTCGAGATAGTGGTGGCTATTGCCCTGCAACGTGGTCGACGGCACGATCTCGGTCCATTGCGTCGCCTCGTTCGGCAAGCCATCGACAACGCGCGCCGCTTCCACCGACGCCGCCGGCGGGAAGTTGCCGGTGAAGTGGCTGGTGTCGAGGTCGAGCCCCTTGATCACGCCCGGCCGCGCGAGTTTGACGATGCACCAGTCGTAGCCCGTCGTGCGCTTGCGGCGCGTTTCCCAGCCGTCCATCCACTTACCGTTGTTGTCGTACTTACCCGGAATGAAGACGGCCGGTTCCGGATTCAGCATGCGGTCCTTCGGCGCGAAGAATTCGTCGCTGGCCTCGAGTGCCTGCGCGCCCAGACGCGGGTCCGCCAGATTTACGTAACGGCGCGTGAATTCCGGTGCGTTGGGGTCGAGAATCGGAAGTGCCATCTGTGTCGTCCTTGATATCGATTGATGCGAAAAAACGCCGCGGCTCGCTGCCTGACGCTGTGCGCGTCACGCGCCGATCAGGTCGTCGAGCCGCAAACGTGCAATGCGATAGATCTGATCGAGGCTCGCGCGCATTTCCTCGGCGCGGCTATTGTTCACGCGCGATTCGAAGTTCGCGATGATGCCGTGGCGGTCGTAGCCGCGCACCGCGAGAATGAACGGAAAGCCGAATTTCTCGCGATACGCGCGGTTCAACTCATGCAGCTTGTCGAACTCTTCCCGGGTGCATTGCTCGAGACCCGCGCCGCTTTGCTCGCGCGTCGATTCGGCGGTCAGTTCGCCACGCACCGCAGCCTTGCCGGCCAGCTCCGGGTGCGCGGCGATCAGCGCGAGCTGCTTGTCCTCGCCCGACGTTTCGACGATCTGCGACATCCTGCGATGCAATTCGTCGATGCTCGCGAACGGTCGCTCACGCGCTGCGACTTCGGCGACCCACGGCGAGTGCTCGAAGATGCCCGACAGCGCCGCGACGAACGCGCCGCCCGAGATGCTGTTGAGTTGGTCCAGGGTGTATTGCATCGCCTTCATGCGGCAGCCTCGCGGCTGCCTTGCTGGTAAGGATGAGTCGCGTGCCAGTGCCGC from Paraburkholderia sp. HP33-1 includes the following:
- a CDS encoding ureidoglycolate lyase; translation: MKTLAIEPLTKEAFAAFGDVIELEGAQQIPINLGTTIRYHDLAKIDVTDEHGRTLVNLFRGEPRSLPFEVKMLERHPLGSQAFVPLNDKPYLVVVAPVGELDATQIRAFVTSGWQGVNYAKGVWHHPLIALGEVSDFVVVDRGGEGLNLNEQDLAESLWLTEDALSAVAV
- the alc gene encoding allantoicase, which encodes MALPILDPNAPEFTRRYVNLADPRLGAQALEASDEFFAPKDRMLNPEPAVFIPGKYDNNGKWMDGWETRRKRTTGYDWCIVKLARPGVIKGLDLDTSHFTGNFPPAASVEAARVVDGLPNEATQWTEIVPSTTLQGNSHHYLEVGDASAYTHLRVNIYPDGGIARLRVYGQPQVDWAGASRAEQFDLAAMENGAYLVGANNQHFGAASTLLMPGRGVNMGDGWETRRRREPGNDWAIIALAQPGVIRKIEVDTAHFKGNYPDRCSIQAAYVMGGTDSSLVTQAMFWPVLLGEQKLQMDKQHFFESEIAALGPVTHVRFNIYPDGGVSRLRLWGTLE
- the uraD gene encoding 2-oxo-4-hydroxy-4-carboxy-5-ureidoimidazoline decarboxylase gives rise to the protein MKAMQYTLDQLNSISGGAFVAALSGIFEHSPWVAEVAARERPFASIDELHRRMSQIVETSGEDKQLALIAAHPELAGKAAVRGELTAESTREQSGAGLEQCTREEFDKLHELNRAYREKFGFPFILAVRGYDRHGIIANFESRVNNSRAEEMRASLDQIYRIARLRLDDLIGA